The genomic interval cggtgcacgtattgtcttgataaacatcttaaacaacagaaaacagtgttcgagagcagagaaccagtctgaccacaaatttaccaagGCGGAGTTTTTCCctatcctagtaagcctgagggtactgcaggagaccagagcgtatctcagtccttatctcaaccgcgtaagacagacattcccacagcagccgtttatagacctccccccaggagtgcattcctttcccagagtattaatattaatattccttgctgggaaaagaatttagcaatatctctcctacttgcacgtccatttataggctctctgcaagaagaaaaatatggctctttttgcccaaccccgcaggcagtcagaccttatggttgtcttccctcgTTCCataaaaattgctgttattctgttctttttcaaggtgcactgatttcatattgttcaaacacacatgttttacaataaaTTTGTAtggttaacacaattatcacagtggtcctgaggtgatgtacattctcagcttatgaagataacaggattaagagattaaaataaagacaggcataagaaattataaaagtattatttgggaactgatagacgtccatattaaaatgaaatcttcacaatttatgttcctctgttgtggctccagctggtccctccgttcagggtccctgatTTCCCGCAACACTAAATCTATACCTAGACTTACCCTAGAAAATCTAAAGGCAACTAGAGAGGAAAGACAATATTCCATTGAAAGGAACAATTGAATTAAAGCAGAAGTCCTAAGGGTAAGGTAGAAGACAATGTAATGTCTTCATAACTGGCAGACTCTAATTCTATACCCAGCTAAACTCTCTCATAGTCAGGTTGTTTCAGGCAAGCAAAGGGTTAGAGTTGACCACTAGTAGAACTTGTACAAAACAACTTAAAGCTGATTTTCAGAAATATGTATATCAAGTCTAGGAGGAAGAGCTGAAGTGCAAAAACAGTGATTTTCAAATAAACTAGCAAAAATATAACACAATAATTAAACATGGATTGTATAAAAAGCCCTAATAATAATGGCTAATCTGgagaatattaaaacaaaactataaatatGACACATCTCTGAAATCTAAATAGCAAGTAGGAGATTGGAGTGAAAGTCCTCTAAGCCATCCTTCTGCTTTGTGGGGAGTGTAGAGATATTGGTTAACTGTCAACTTAGTTGAAAAAATAGGGATGTCAAAATTGTCAGGGTATCTTAGCTCATATTTCTTAAAAGTAGAGTCAGAGATGTAAGTGGTTGATTGAGGAAGTGTTCTTGAGGGGCTGGCCCCATGGAAAATGTCTGGAGCACGAATTGGGCCACAAAAGTGAACTTGCCTTGATGAAAAGGCATCAGCAATTTGTACTCCCATCAGACATGGGAGTACATGGGGGCATGGCTTTGGGGATGTGGAAGCCCCTGTTAGCCAAAGGCATTGGTCTGGAGAAGTCAGCAGCTCTGATTCTGAGCACTTAGCAGCAAACACTCCCAGTAGGTGTACGATGCAGGCACCAGCGTGGAGAAAGGTATCCGGTAGGACACCATGGcacccattccagtccatcccccAGGCCACTCAGGTGCACTACAGCAATGCAGTCACACCTTCACCAGGGTTCCATGGTTTCATATCCTCCTGGAAAAACTTATAAGAGGAGAGTTGATAAAAACCTCTGACTGCACCACCTTGTTGCAGTTATCCCTGGGGATGGATCCAgaattcttctctttcctctgccaCTTACATGAGTGCCCCCGATATGGTtgggatatttgtcccctccaaatctcaggttgaaataTGATCTCCAGCATTGGAGGTGGGCCtcgtaggaggtgtttgggtcttggggcgagatccttcatgaatggcttggtggcCTCCTATGGTAATGAGTGGGTTCTCGTGCTGGTAGCTCATGGAgggctggttgtttaaaggagcctGGTGCTTCCTGCCCTTTTGcttgctctcaccatgtgatgtgcctgctcctgctttgccttccaccataagtAAACGctccccgaggcctccccagaagcctcAGTGATGACACATAGTCTCCCATGTTGGCCAACTGGTCTGCCACTCTGTGAGGCCTCAGTGGTGCTGGCAGAGGCCCTGAGGGTGAGAAACAAAAACTCATACCTGGACTTCATGTCAATCCCTGACAGGATGAAATGTGCTTTACCTTCTCCAGGGTGGAAGAGATCTGATGCTGTCAACTTCCATCCAATGGGTGGTTGGTTTTTTCTAGGTTTCCCAGGCTTAGCACTGTGCCAGGAGCTCAGTGCCAGTCCTGCAGGCAGGGCAGACAGGCAGCAGCAGGAGCTGGAGCCACCTTGGTGAGAGGGAACCCCTGCTTCTCCCCCAGGCAAAGCCCCATTTTCTGTCATGGATATTCTGTTTGCAAGCCCATTGCTCAGGAACTGGAGTGGCCAAGGACAGGCCCCTGTTGGCTAAGCCGTCACGTTAACTTGGTAGATTGTACCTCTACTGGCACTCATTGCACCCTCTCCCATAGGTCCATTCTTTTCTCCAGGCTTTCTTTTCCAGATCTTTCAATCCTGCTCTTTCCAAACCCTGGCCATGCAGCTAGGCTACTGGCCACACCTCATGAGTCCATGCACACACTTGCCTTGCATGGCGTCTCTCCACATGGTGTGAAGGTGCAACGCAATGCCGGAAGTTCTGCCCACGGAAGTGTTCCTCTCATCACTGTCTTTCAGAAACACCTCTTAGTGCAGCTGGACTTTAGCTACAGGCCATGTTGGACTTACTCTTCATACTGAGCCAACATATCCACAAACCAAGCCCTGGCTCTTTCCTTATGTCAGCTATACACAGGAAACTACACTGCCCAATGAGGCCGTGGCTGTGAGGTGCAGGAGAGGCACTGGCTCAGCAGTGAGAGGTGACCTGGGCTCTGGCCCATTGCTTCTTGCAGTTATCTTGTTTCCTCTGGATCCCAGTCCTGGATGCTTGATTCCAGTCCTGGTGAACCACTTGATGCTGGATGGCCAACCTGATGACTTGGTGGGTCTCACAGTACCCAGCTTTTGATGGGCAATTTTGGCCAAATGGTGACGTGGGCTCCCATGGTATGACACTCGCTGTTTACCAGGCACCAGGGGCATGTCAGGAGCTGCTTCTCAGTGCCCTAGTTCTGGGATTCAGGACACACAGCCTTCCTCAAGAGCCTCAGGGAGCTGCTCTGTGACCCTCCGGGTGGGACTTGCCTGAGGCTCCTGGTGGCTTCACTGTCCACTGTGAGATCTTCCAGGTCATAGGGCCCAAACTGCAAGGCTACTTTTACTGCAGTCTAGAGCTGCTGCAGGCTCCTTTCTAGCACTGGGCCACTTTAAGCTACTAGCCTCTGGCAGCGTTTGACAAGTAGGTCCTAGAAGCCTGCCCAAGCATGGCCTGTGCTGCCTTCAAAACCCAAATTGATTCACCAAGCATTGTGTTCCTTTCTCAGGGGTAGGGGAGCAGACAACACAGTCACGGCACCGGGTACTCCGGAGGGAATATCGCAACAAGCACTGGAGCCCTGGGGTGCAACTGCACTGATGTGGCAGCCCCTGGCTGTATGGAGGGTTTATCTCCTCACCTTCTAGGGAGCCTTTTCCAATACATCCAGAGTACTTCCTGCTTCTCACTACACGTCCGATGAACACAAAGTTATCAAGATCGTGGGCCAATGTGATACTCTGCAGAATGTGCAAATGCTCCACATGTTTTAGACTCCCTAGTGACAGAACAGAACCAACCCAGCCTGGGGAAAGCCCGTGTCTGTGCACTGGGGTCTGTCCCTTGTGCAGTAGCCTGCCTCTGACAACCTTCCCTGATGTTAGAGAAAAGGATGTGTTTGCTGAGGCCGTGGCTTCAAGCCATGAATGTGAGACCGTGTTCATCTGGCCCAATGAAGGCATCCTACCCAGCAGGACAACTAGCACTAGGCTCCCGCTTGGTTAAATTGGCAGTGGCTGCATCCAGTCCAGGCAGGGACAAGCCTAGGACATTGAATGGGGATTGGTTAGGGCCTCCGTGCCTGCATCCCTCAAAGCTTTGAAGGGGGAGCTAATCCCTGGTGTTCCCCTGAGATGCGATGCTGTCTATTCACTAACTTAGCAGGAGATCCACTGGGCCAGGGGCGCCCACTTGGCCTTTCCTACGATAGCTCTTATCCCGCAGCTCTGGGAACCCCAGCTAGGGTCCGGCCAGCTGCTCAGGAAGTCATGCCACGGCCGCTTTCCAGAACTGAAGGAAAGTCCAGTATCAGTCCAGGCACCAAGAGGACGTGGGTCAGGATGCTGCCTGTTTCCTGCCCCACAAACCCTGAAGGAAAGTCCAGTATGAGTCCAGGCACCCAGAGGACGCAGGTCAGGACGCTGCCTCAGGACACTACAGGGGTTTTCTGCCCAACAAATCCTGCTtgtggcaggggaggggagcGCATGGCAGCACTCCTGGCCTCTGGCTCCAGCATCAGGTCAGCCTATATCCAGTCACCTTGAAAACTTGGCACATGCCCTTTGTCCAGCAGAGGGTTACCTGAATAAATGGCTTGAAGTCCCTGAGGGGAAAGACTGGGGTTGCAATGATGGTACAGGCTCTCTCTGCATGGGGCCGCCTGTTCTCCTTCTGTATAGGACATGTGTTCTCCCTGTGCTTGGGGATGCGTGTTCTCCCTCTGCATGGGGCCACATGTTCTCCTTCGGCATGGGACATGTGTTCTCCCTCTCCATGGGACACGTGTTCTCCCATTCCATGGGATGTGTGTTCTCTCTCTTTATGGGGCCACGTGTTCTCTCTCTCCATGGGATGCATGTTCTCCCTCTCCATGGGACATGTGTTCTCTCTCTACATGGGATACGTGTTCTCCCTCTCCGTGGGACATGTACTCTCCCTCTCCTTCAATCTGTAGGTTCTGGGTCTGCGATTTGACTTGAATCTGGGCAAAAGGCTGTGACTTTCCTCAGGGTGCTTACCTCTGCGGCGTCTCCTGCATCCTTGATCCCATTTTCTGATGTGTGTTAGGCAGAACATTGGTTGCCCCAGGAGCGCCCTGTCCCTGAGCCAGTACCCGAGTGGGTCTGTCTCTGAGGGTCGAGTTCCTTCCGTGCCCCCATTCCCCAATCCGTGTTCATTGTGGGGATTCGGGCTGTGACCACCATTGGCCCCTTCTCTCCTGGACGCTTCCTCCGGGAGGATGCCAGGGAGCCAGCCTTGTTCCCCAGCTGCTTTGGCCCCTCCTGCAGAGGACAGCAGCCCTGGAGCTTGCGGTGATGCTGGGGCCCCTCCCAGAGCACCGCAGGCCACCTTGTAGCCGACCTGCTGAAAAATAAACTCCTGGGCCTCCAGTCACAGAGTGGGGCATGAGCAACAGACAGAGTGGGGCATGAGCAACAGACAGAGTGGGGCATGAGCAACAGACAGAGTGGGgcatgagcaacagagtgaggcatGAGGGAGGCAGAAAGCGCTGTGGCTGCGGAGGTTGGGGCGGGAGGGGAGAAGGCCAGGACACAGCACTGGAGAGGGTGAAAGAGAGGAGTGCGACTGTGTCAGCCGCCACCCACACAGAAATCCACCCAGTTTGCTGGTTGAAAAACAGAGCTCGTTAGATTATATTTAAGCACATGTATTGCCAAATCCCTGTCAATGGAGCTGCAAACCTCCGAGGAACCTGGGACAGGCCCCGCCTCCCCCATCTGGGGCTTACTGTGCTTGGGAATGGAGGGGGCTGAGCTGGGCAGCCCACACCTGCCCCCATCACTGCAGGCACCCAGGGGCTCTGCCCTCCTGTGGCCCAAGGGTCTGGTGAGTTGAGGATCTGGGGTCCCCACCCCAGCAGGGCCTCAGGGGCTTCCCTCTGCTCAGGCGAGAGTCCACTTTGTTCCATTAACTTCCTGGCTTGTTTCATTAGGGACGTGGAGCCTGGCCACGGGGACAGGGGCAGAGCCTCAGAGCACGTGGACGAGGAGGGCCCTAAAGTGCCTCCGCCAGGGGAGCAGGGGGAGGCCCTAGACCTGCCCTGCGGCCCCCAGTGTAGCCCGGAAGAGGAGCTCCCCGCTGTGGGAATGAGGAGCTCGGCAGCTGAGGACCAAGCCCTGTCCCACCCAGTGCAGGGCCCGGCACAGCCCAGAAACACATGTAAGTGACCTGACCCAGGCTCTGAGGCTGGGGCCATTTCTCTCCCTGATGGCTGCTGGCTCTGCAGGGACTGAGCGGTCAACCCCAACCCCGGGTCACTCACCACCTCACACTGACGTGTCCCAGCCACCGCCATGCCTGACTCCTTCCGGCACAGCGGTCCCCACCCTGAGGGAGAGGCCCCGTCCCTGCCCCACAGAGCTGACTTTAAGGGTCCGTGGTGCCCAATCCTGTGATGTCTCACGCAGCCAACAGGCCGGCCTGCTGTCCTGGAGGAAACTCAAGGCTCGGACGCCGGCGAGCCGGGTGGTCGAGGGGGCTCCCGAAGTGGGCGTTGGGCCTGAGGCTGACAGCAGGAGGAGGGCTGGGGTGGAGGAATGGTGGAGACAGCCAAGACTCGAGGGGCTGAGACCCTCGGATGAGCAGAAACAAGGCTGGGAGGGGCTCATGGAAAGGCCAGAGGAGgccctggctgggcacaggggcagcAGGGCCTGTCCACCTGGGAGCCGGTGGGGACCTGCCCAGGGCCTGGTGgggctggagaggagtggacgCGATTCCATCCCTCGAGTTCGGGAGGCAAACTTTCCAGGGCTAGGCCTGAGGTGAGGGTCTGGGGGCAGCCCCAAGACGGCCCCAGTCTCTGCCTGGGCTCACTGGGGGTGCTGGGGCTGATTCCAAGATGGGATCcagaaggggtgggggtggatggTTGGACCCGAGCGTTGGGAGCTGGGTCTGAGGGGCCCAGGGGTGGGACCTCTGTGGCTCCCAGCCCTTCCGTGTTGCCTGATATCTGGGGACCTGTGTATAGGTGGTACAGGATTGAGGTGCCAGCGAGGTGAGGGCTGCCCACAGGGTCCACAGGGGCCATAGGACATGAGTGAGGGTGCTGTCCAGCCAGCTCAGCCTGGGTGTCTGTCCCTTGCTCTGCAGGCCTCCGGAGTAAAGACGGAGGAGCGGAGGCTGCCAGGGAAGGAGTCCGGCTGCCAGAGACAGAGAAGCAGAGGCCGTGACCTCCAGAGAAGGAGTGGAGGTTGCCAAAAGAAGGGAACCAGCTCCTCAGAGATGGAGGATTGGAGGCTGTGACCtccagagaaggaggaggggagactGTGACTGCCAGAGAAGGGGGTTGGCTCTTCAGAGACAGAGGAGTGGAGGCTGGGACTGACTGAGAAAAAGGGGAGGCTGTGGCTGccagagaaggagaaggggaggctGCGCCTGccagagaaggagaaggggaggctgtggcagccaaagaaggaggaggggaggctcTGGCCACCAGAGAATGGGGCTGGCTCCTCAGAGACAGAGGAGTGGAGGCCATGACTGCCAGAGAAAATGAAGGGGAGGCTGTGGCCGCCAGAGAAGGCGGGTCGCTCCTTAGAGACAGAGGAATGGATGTTGTGGCCACCAGAGAAGAAGGCCAGCTTCACAGAGACGGGGAATGGAGGCTGTGGCCATTAGAGAAGGATGAGCAGAGGCTGTGGCCATTAGAGAAGGATGAGCAGAGGCTGTGGCCACTAGAGAAGGATGAGCAGAGGCTGTGGCCATTAGAGAAGGATGAGCAGAGGCTGTGGCCACCAGAGAAGGGGGCTGCTGCTCAGAGAAATGGATGCTGTGGCTGCCAGAGAAGGAGGCCAGTTCGGCAGAGATGGAGGAGCAGAGGCCACGCAGCCCAGATGGATGCTCTCCCTGGGGTCCTGAGTCAACTCAGACCTGCGACCTCCCTACCTCCACACATCCAGCCTCCTCCACACGGGGCGGCCAGAATCATGCCCTCACTGCCAGCCACAGCCCCGGCACCATCCTGCCCTGTGCGCGCTGTGACAGCCTCTGCTCAGTTCTGTGTGGCCCAGAGCAGAGGCCTGGGGGCTTGAGAGATGGGGAGAACCTGATGTGGCCACAGACGAGGCAACAGCAGAAGGGTTGCTGGCCACTGTCCTCAGGTGGGGCGTCCACCTGGCTTCCGCCTCCCTCGGAGCAAGACCAGTGGTGGGAAAGCCCCAGGGGAGAGACAGCCCTGGCAGTGCCACACCACACAGGCTCAGCGCCCAGCCAGCGTCCATGGGAGCCCCGGTCCCTGAAAAGAGATGAAGAGTGCCAGGATAGCATTCATGCCCCTGCCTCGGGAGTCCCCAGTCTGTCCCGTCCCAGAGccctcccctggcccctccaGCTGGAGAGCACAATCCTGAAAGCAGAGGGCGTTTGGGGCTTGGATTCCAGTGGATTCCTAAGGGGAAACTCAGGGAGGAGAAGGGGGTGGTTGATAGAGATGGACAGGGAGGGGGTCTCCACAGGACCCCACTGGGCCTCCCTGGAGCCAGCCCATCATAGGCTGGGGGCAAGGTGGGGCTTCCCGGGCCAGGAGCTGAGGCTCAatgtaggaaaaagaaagagagatcagactgttactgtgtctatatagaaaggGAAGAcgtaagagactccattttgaaaaagacctgtactttaaacaattgctttgctgagatgttgttaatttgtagctttgccccagccactttgacccaactACTTTGACCCAGCTACTTTGACCCagcctggagctcacaaaaacatgtgttgtataaaatcaaggtttaagggatctagggctgtgtaggacatgccttgttaacaaaatgtttagaagcagtatacttggtaaaagtcatcgctaTTCTCTAGTCttaataaaccaggggcacaatgcactgcggaaagccgcagggacctctgcccttgaaggcggggtattgtccaaggtttctccccatgtgatagtctgaaatacggcctcgtgggatgagaaagacctgaccgacccccagcccgacacccctaaagggtctgtgctgaggtggattagtaaaagaggaaagcctcttgcagttaagatagaggaaggccactgtcttctgcctgcccctgggaactgaatgtctcggtataaaacccaattgtacatttgttcaattctgagataggagaaaaaccaccctatggtgggaggcgagacatgtttgcagcaatgctgccttgctattctttactccgctgagatgtttgggtagagagaaacataaatctggcctacgtgcacatccaggcatagtaccttcccttgaacttgtgacatagattcttttgctcacatgttttttgctgaccttctccttattatcaccctgctctcctactacattcctttttgctgaaataatgaaaataataatcaataaaaactgagggaactcagaggccggtgccagtgcaggtccttggtatgctgagcgccggtcccctggacccactgttgtttctgtgtactttgtctctgtgtcttatttcttttctcagtctctcgtcccacccgactagaaatacccacaggtgcggaggggcaggccaccccttcagcTCAGCTCAGGGTGCTGAGCAGCCCACACTCAGATAGGGGAGTCTGGGCCAGGCACTGAGGGGGTCCAGGTCCCCTCAGCCCAGGCCACGCTGCTGGTGACCGCTGTGTGACCTCTCAAAAGTCACTGAACCCCTCACCATAAAATGCAGGAATTATTCCTGCATAGAAGATGTTATATAATATCTTGGATTTCACAAACACCGTTTTTTAATACAAAGTACAGAGCTTAGGGCTTCCCTCCCGGTGGAGATTTTCTAAATCTAGTGGTTGTTTCTTTAGGAATAATGATCACCCTCTTCCCTCACAGCATCCTGCCTTGGTGAAGCAGCTGCCACCTGTGTCTCCAGCCTGAGCCTGACCTTGCTTCCTGGCCCCCACCACTGGCTCACCCCCAGCCCTAGCCACTTCCCCAGGTCTGTCCTCAGCACCCACTACCCTGCCAGCCTGGAGGTTGCCTTCAGGGACCTTTGCAGCCCCCAGAGCGGAAGGCCTTCTATCCTGAAGCTGTCTAGGGCCAGTCCCAGGCCAGACTCCCATCCAAGGAGCTCCAGCCCAGCAGAACCAGAGGCAGAACAAAGGGTGTTTGGTGGGGAGGCTGGGCAGAGCAGGATGGGGTCCCCAGGGCTCTCCCCTCATGCACTGTCCGCTGTTCACATGAGGATGGAGCCTACCTTCTCCAAGCAATGGCAGACAGAGAGTGGACATGAGGACAGGAAGGTCTCTGCAGACCAGGAAAACAGGTCAGGGTGAGGGCTGGACCATGAGGAGGGACAGGCCAGCCTCAGAAAGTTCTGGACTCCAGGGCACATGGTGGTCCTGACGACCCTGCCCAGAGACACACTGGGACCGGGCGGAACCCCGACCTGGACAGAGGAGCACTGACCCTACCATCCAACCCACTCCAAGTTCTGGTGGGCACTCAGGAAGGCACGGAGCCCCATTTCCTGCATGGCTCCACCCGGGTTGACAGTGGAGGGGCCTTCCACATGCTGAAGGCAGACAGCAGGGTCTCGGGCCACTGTCCTGAGCGTCGCCCCTCATGGGTGCCATGCTGGTGGCTGATTCCACCCTACCCTGGCCTCCAGAACAGCTTGTCCCCTTCAGAGCTGTGGCCCAAAACTGAGCCCAAGAGCTTTCCCCTGGGGGGCTGGAACATCTAACCGACGTGGGCCTGCATGTGGGATGGCCACAGGTGGCCTAGCGTGGGGCAGCTCCACTCTACAGCTCCTCACCCGTAGGCGCCCCAGGAGCAAACCCCTGTGCAAGAGTGAATGAAAGACACAGTAAATCCGCTCCTCGCCCTCTCTAGGAAGCAGAGGGTCTTCCCTGTCCCACCCACTCAAGGGGTCCACTGCTCAACGTTCAAGGATGTGGAAGGCCAGTCATTAAACACAGCCACTGTGAACAAATTACAGAAATTTACActtaaataaatcatattaagGTAATAATTACCTAAACTCAAGACTTCCTAGTGATTTTTTACAACTGTTTTCGGGGGTCGCTTATGTCTCTTGCCGCCATATGGTAGAAATGCTGCAGGCAGGCACTGCCCACCTCTCTCCACCCTGGTGGTACAGGTGAGGCCCCCAGGCATCTGGAAACCCACAGGTGCTGCAGACCAGGGCGTGACCTCCTGCTCTGTAGATTTTCTCTTTGTGGACTGTGACTTCAGGAAGGGATGGGGGCTGTGTCCTAAAACAGAATGAAGGTGAACACATGCCAGGTCTGTAGGCTTCTCATGGTCAGTGGCACAAAACATGGAGGAAATATCCTTCCCACGTTTGAAAGAGGAGCTGCTCAGGTGACAACATCATTGGCGAGTGAGTGCTGTCCTGACACACATGGTTAATGTCAAAGAAAATGGCAACCAGAGACTGCACTGGCCAGTGAAGCCAGCGACACCTCTCCCGAGGCAGCTCATGACTGAGTTTCCCAGTGAAGCCAGTGACACCTCTGCCGAGGCAGCTCGTGACTGAGTTTCCCAGTGAAGCCAGCAACGCCTCTGCTGAGCCAGCTCGTGACTGAGTTTCCCAGTGAAGCCAGCGACGCCTCTGCTGAGGCAGCCTGTGACTGAGTTTCCCAGTGAAGCCAGCGACGCCTCTCCCGAGCCAGCTCGTGACTGAGTTTCCCAGTGAAGCCAGCAACGCTTCTGCCGAGCCAGCTCGTGACTGAGTTTCCCAGTGAAGCCAGCAACGCCTCTGCCGAGCCAGCTCGTGACTGAGTTTCCCAGTGAAGCCAGTGACGCCTCTGCCGAGCCAGCTCG from Pongo abelii isolate AG06213 chromosome 11, NHGRI_mPonAbe1-v2.0_pri, whole genome shotgun sequence carries:
- the LOC100171780 gene encoding uncharacterized protein LOC100171780, which gives rise to MTARENEGEAVAAREGGSLLRDRGMDVVATREEGQLHRDGEWRLWPLEKDEQRLWPLEKDEQRLWPLEKDEQRLWPLEKDEQRLWPPEKGAAAQRNGCCGCQRRRPVRQRWRSRGHAAQMDALPGVLSQLRPATSLPPHIQPPPHGAARIMPSLPATAPAPSCPVRAVTASAQFCVAQSRGLGA